Proteins encoded by one window of Bactrocera oleae isolate idBacOlea1 chromosome 4, idBacOlea1, whole genome shotgun sequence:
- the LOC106619165 gene encoding alkaline phosphatase: protein MLHAGIRLSTVLAIVSVVLTNPPPIDVHVPVRLSSSSRFLMTGLGMPLTNENVPREELDPNYWRNSANEELQKRLNNKLNTNKAKNVIFFLGDGMSLTTVAAARILNGQREGKPGEESQLSFEKFPYTGLSRTYCTNAQVADSACTSTAYLTGVKTNILFLGLSPNVDFNDCKASMDPANDLTSLYDWAQVAGKSTGFITTTTLTHASPSGGYAHVSNRLWECDTDVRTYLGDDYTSDCNDIATQLVTEEPGRKLDFIMGGGIGKFLPKTMIDPFGKPGERSDGKNLLSEWQRRHEGGVFVSSRKQMNAINIEKTTSVMGVFQSKLMNYHQHAIESEPTLSEMTETAIKFLSKNKNGYFVFIEGGLIDYGNHANKPGLSLDETLEFAKAVALARNMTDPADTLIVVTADHAHPLSISGYPERGNNILGLNNIGVDSNGVSYATLNYAIGPEQYLDEYGNRKELYGEFGGDSDFLFPSYIKSSMGNHAGDDVGVYASGPYAHLFTGHLQQNTLPHLMAYAACIGDGAKSCD from the exons ATGTTGCATGCCGGCATCAGGCTGAGCACCGTGCTCGCGATAGTCAGCGTGGTGCTGACGAATCCGCCACCAA ttGACGTGCACGTACCGGTTAGACTTTCGAGCAGCAGTCGTTTCCTAATGACCGGTTTAGGCATGCCGCTAACCAATGAGAATGTGCCCAGAGAAGAACTGGATCCGAATTATTGGCGCAACTCGGCGAATGAAGAGTTACAGAAACGTCTCAACAACAAGCTAAATACCAACAAAGCCAAGAATGTCATCTTCTTCCTCGGTGATGGCATGTCTCTAACCACAGTGGCTGCGGCGCGTATACTTAACGGACAGCGTGAAGGTAAACCGGGCGAGGAATCACAACTGAGCTTTGAGAAATTTCCCTACACCGGTTTGAGCAGA ACTTACTGTACTAACGCTCAAGTAGCCGATTCGGCTTGCACCTCGACCGCTTACCTCACAGGCGTTAAAACCAATATTCTGTTTTTGGGCCTTAGCCCAAATGTCGATTTCAATGACTGCAAAGCATCCATGGATCCAGCTAATGATCTTACATCTCTCTACGATTGGGCACAGGTCGCTGGTAAATCTACCGGCTTCATCACTACAACCACGTTGACACATGCCAGTCCCAGTGGCGGTTATGCGCACGTCTCGAATCGTTTGTGGGAATGTGATACCGATGTACGCACCTATCTCGGTGATGATTACACATCAGATTGCAATGATATTGCCACACAGCTGGTTACTGAAGAACCGGGACGTAAATTGGATTTCATAATGGGTGGTGGTATTGgtaaatttttaccaaaaacgATGATCGATCCGTTCGGTAAACCCGGTGAACGTTCGGATGGTAAGAATTTGCTCTCCGAATGGCAACGCCGACATGAAGGTGGCGTTTTCGTCAGCAGTCGCAAACAGATGAACGCAATCAATATTGAAAAAACCACCAGCGTTATGGGTGTCTTCCAATCGAAATTGATGAATTATCATCAGCATGCTATCGAAAGTGAGCCCACCTTATCTGAAATGACTGAAACGGCAATTAAGTTTTTGAGCAAGAACAAGAATGGTTACTTCGTTTTCATTGAGGGTGGTCTCATCGATTACGGCAATCACGCAAATAAGCCTGGTCTCAGTCTTGATGAGACTTTGGAATTTGCAAAAGCTGTGGCGTTGGCACGTAATATGACAGATCCCGCAGATACACTCATTGTCGTCACCGCCGATCATGCGCATCCACTCAGCATCTCCGGTTATCCCGAGCGTGGCAATAATATTTTAGGTTTGAATAACATTGGCGTCGACTCCAATGGCGTTAGCTATGCTACTCTCAATTATGCTATTGGACCTGAGCAATACTTAGATGAATATGGCAATCGTAAAGAGTTGTACGGCGAATTCGGCGGCGATTCAG ACTTCCTCTTCCCAAGTTATATCAAGTCCTCGATGGGCAATCATGCCGGTGATGATGTGGGTGTCTACGCTTCCGGTCCATATGCGCATCTCTTCACTGGTCACTTGCAACAAAACACACTTCCCCATCTGATGGCTTATGCTGCCTGTATTGGTGATGGCGCTAAGTCCTGTGATTAG